The DNA window GCCCACACCGTGAGACTCCTTGCCGCCGATGGCGTGCAGAAGGCGAATTCAGGCCATCCCGGCATGCCCATGGGCACTGCCGACATGGCGGCAGTGCTCTGGCAGGGTTTTCTTCACTTTGACCCCGACGATCCCCTCTGGCTCAACAGGGACCGCTTTGTGCTCTCAGCGGGCCATGGCTCGATGCTTCTTTACTCCCTCCTCCATCTCTTCGGCTTTGCTGTCACCCTCGACGACCTGAAAAGCTTCAGGCAGTGGCACTCGAGGACGCCGGGCCACCCTGAGAAGGGGTGCCTCCCCGGCGTTGAATGCACCACGGGCCCCCTGGGGCAGGGCTTCGGCATGGGCGTGGGAATGGCCCTTGCAGCCAAGGTGATGGCCAACCGATTCAACACCGGGGATTTCTCCCTTATCAACCACAGGATCTACGGCATCGTGAGCGACGGCGACCTCATGGAGGGCATCTCCGCCGAGGCGGCATCCCTTGCGGGGCACCTGAAGCTTGACAACCTCCTCTATCTCTATGACTCAAACAGGATCTCCATAGAGGGCTCGACGGACCTGGCCTTCACGGAGGACGTGGGAAAGCGCTTCGAGGCTTATGGATGGAAGGTCTTCCATGCCGACGGCCATAACCTCCGGGAGCTTTTTGAGGTGACAGGAAAAGCCCTGGAGGACAGGACGGCGCCGAAACTCATTGTCTGCAGGACCCACATAGCCCGCTGGAGTCCTGCCATGGAGGACAAGGCTGAATCCCACGGCTCTCCCCTGGGGGCCGAAGAGATCAAGGCCACGAAAAAAGTGCTCGGATGGCCCCAGGACAAAGACTTTTACATCCCCGACGAAGTTGCCGCTTTCTGCAGGAAAAGGGTTGATGAGCTCAAAGCCCTCCACTGCGCATGGAAAACACAGTATGCCGCCTGGCGCAAGGAGCACCCCGACCTGGCGGAAAAGCTCGACGGCGCGCTGAAGAAGGAGCTCCCCGGAGAGCTTGAAAAAACGCTCATTGAGAACCTCCCCGACAAGGACGAGGCCACGAGGGTCTCCTCAGGTGCCGTGATCCAGAAGATCGGCAAGCTCATCCCCTTTGTCATGGGAGGCGCTGCGGACCTGGAGCCTTCGGTGAAATGCCATATCAAGGGGGCCGGCTCTCTCAAGCCCGGTGACTTTTCCGGGAGGAACATCCACTTCGGGATCAGGGAGCACGGAATGGGAGCCATCCTGAACGGGATGGCCCTCTATGGGGGGATAATCCCCTACGGCTCAACGTTCCTCGTTTTCAGCGATTACATGAAGCCCTCCGTGCGGCTTGCTGCGATGATGGAAGCCCAGGTGGTCTTCATATTCTCCCATGACAGCGTCTTCCTTGGAGAGGACGGGCCGACACATCAGCCCGTGGAACACCTGGGAGCCCTCAGGATCATCCCCAACCTCAGAGTGATAAGGCCTGCCGATGCCATGGAAACGGCAATGGCTTGGTTCAGTGCCCTCAAAAGGAAAGAGGGACCCACGGCACTTGTCGTTTCGAGGCAGAATGTACCCCAGCTGAAGCGTGCCGCCCGATTTGACGCGTCGCTCATCACCAGGGGAGGCTACATCCTGGAGGACTCGAAAAAGCCCTCCCCCGATGTCATCCTGCTTGCTTCAGGCTCAGAGGTCCACCTTGCCCAGAGGGCTCACGAGCTCCTCAAGGCCCAGGAAATTGACGCCCGCATAGTCTCCATGCCTTCCATCGAGGTGTTCCTCGACCAGGAGCCCTCCTATAGGCACAGTGTCATTCCCAGGAATTTCGCCAGAGTGGTGGCCATAGAGGCAAGCCTCACAAGGGACTGGGACAGGTTCACCGCGCCTTCGGGGCTCACCATCGGGCTTACCCGCTTTGGTGACTCGGCCCCGGCCAAGACCATCGCGCAGCATTATGGATTCACCCCTGAAAAGGTAGCCGAGCGCGTTGCAGTGTGGCTGAAGGAAAAAGAGGAAGTGAAGGCCTTCCCTGCCCTCTGATGCGCTATTTGATATATTTCTTTATGGTGCGGACCAGCATGTCGGGGTCAAAGGGCTTCTGCACGAAATCAACAGCGCCGAGCTTCTGCTGCCGGTCAAGAATCCTGCTGTCGTCAAGGGAGGTAAGTAAAATCACGGGGACATTTTTCACGTCATCCTGAGATTTTATTATCTCAAGGGCTTTGATGCCGTCCATGATGGGCATCATGACATCCAGGAGTATGAGATCGGGCCTCTCCAGGTTAATAAAGGCCAGGAGCTCCGCGCCGTTGGGGAAGGTCTTGACTCGGAAACCCTCTTTTTCCAGGTAGAGCTGGAGCATGTTGGAGATCAGGTGGTCATCCTCAGCGACAAAGACCAGCCCCTCGCCGAACCGGCACACCTCGGAAGATTCTTCGCATCCCTCATCACGGGCACGCTGCATGATCTTCACAAGATCGCGGTATATGATGAACTGATTTCTGCCGCTCTCCTTGGCATAGTAGAGCGCCTTGTCAGACCGCGCCACCAGGGTCTTCTCATCCTCCCCGTCATCGGGGCATGTGGTTACACCGGCGCTGAAGGTGATTTTAAGGGGCTCCTCCCCGTGGGGTACCGCGATGGTCCAGCTCTGCATCCTGTCATAGATGCGCCGCATGACCAGGTGGGCGTCCTTCAGGTCTGTCTCCGGCAGGATCAGGCCGAACTCCTCGCCGCCATAACGGGCCACCACATCGACATTGCGAAGCTGCGACTTGAGAAAGTCGGCAGTCTGCCTCAGGACAAGGTCCCCCACGATATGGCCGTGAGAGTCATTCACGTTCTTGAAAAAATCAAGGTCAATGATGACAAGTGAGAATTTTCTCTTGTAACGCTTCCATCGCGTGATCTCCTCGATGAGCCTCTCATAGAAATAACGGTGGTTGTAGGCACCGGTGAGGCCGTCCTTCACGGCGAGCTCCTTGAGGATCTTTGTCCTCGCCATGAGGGCCCCCACGCGGGCCACGAGCTCCTCGGGATAAAAGGGCTTGGTGATGTAGTCGTCGCCGCCGATGGAGAGACCTTCAATCCTGTCCTCGAGAGTGTCCTTGGAGGTGAGAAAGATGATGGGAAGAATATTGCCGCCGGGCCGCTGCCGTATTATCTTGAGGACATCCATGCCGTCGATGTCGGGAAGCACGATGTCCAGAATCACCATGTCGGGTGAAAACTTGAAGACCTCCTCAAGGGCCGTCTTTCCATCAGTGGCCACCTTGATGGTATAGCCCGCTCTGGTAAGGTACTGCTCCACGAGCTCACCGATGGTCTCATCGTCATCGACGATGAGGATCCGCGAAGGCCGGGTCACTTTCTTATCATCGTGCTCTGCCAGAGCAAAGGACTGCCACTGGGGTCCCGCCCCGCCGCTCTGCTGAAGCAGGTGCTCCCCTTCTTCAGCAGGATAGCGATCCTCAACGGCCTGCACCAGCAGCTCCTCCATCTCAGCGGTGTGGGCCCTGAGGGATGAGAGAAGGTCTCCTCCCACTTCCATATCGCCATGATCCTCGGAAGGCAGAGAGTTTTCAGCCTTCTTTGATATGACGCCTATCTGGGGAAACCCGTAAACGCCGCTGGAGCCTGCTATCTTGTGGTAATTGAAACGGAGCTCCTCGATAAGCGACCTTTCGCTCCTGCCCTCTTCAAGCATCACGAGCGCGCTTTTTATCGCCTCAATCCGCTTTTTCGTCGTAGGGAAAAAGGAGCGGGAGGTCAGCTCCCTCTGATCCTTTTTCACTTCTTCCTTCGAGGCTTTTTTCTTCACCGCAGCTCTTCCTGGTGTCTTGTATGGGATACAATCACTGCACTATACACAGGTATATATTCATTATATGTTGCGGTAATCCTTCAGCTGAACCCTTCGGGGAGAGCAGGAAGCTTGAGAGCAAAGGCGCTATTCCATGGTTTCAAGCGAGGGAGGAGGCGGCGGGCCCGAGTCGTCCTTGTCCACAAAGGGGAACCATTGTTTGACCGATGACTTGTCCGAACCGCCTGAATGCGATGAGCCCTTGGACACCGGGGTAGATGCCGATGACGAAGCCGATCCGCCATCCGCTTTCCCCCACACGGGGGTGAAGGATGACCCCGAGTAGCTCTCGGAAGCAAGAAGACTTGATATTCCGCCGGGGCCGAGAGAAGGGGGAGGGGGCGGAGCGCTCTCCTCACCATCTTCACCCTGTTTCCCTGAGGCTCCTTTCGCGCCGGGCGCCTGAGGGAAGAGAAGATAGGAATACTGCTTCATCTCCGAGAGGGCCGGGCTATACTTGGGATAGGGGTCATGCCCCCCCCTGGTCTTCTCCTTCACCCAGCGCTCAAAGGAATACCGGTCATTGACGGCCACCTGTTTCCCCTGGCCTTTTGAATGCGTATTTTTTTCACCACCGGAGCTGTTCACCGCCACCGTCGCTGCGGGAGCCTCGTGCGAATTGTACCGGGTCACGCCGTCAGGGGGAGTGATATAGCTCAGGGCAAAATTCCAGTTCTGCCAGCTGTCGCTCTTGCGGAACTCCACCATGGCAATGGAGGTGAATTTCCTGTTCTTGATGATGTAGCGCTGGCCGGGGAAAACCCTCGCCTTGAAGCCCGGATATTTGGAGAGGGCCACATAGACGTTTCCCCTGTAGTTGCCTACTTTGGTGGTGCCGTCAGCAGTGAGCAGCACTTCCATCGAAGAGCGGCCGGGATATATCAGCGCCTCGTTTGTCTTGATCCTCATGTGAGCAAATTCCGATTTATCGACCCACAGCCTCCCCCTGGTAAGAAATATTTCAATCTCCAGGGGGAGGAGCACCGGTGTCTTTCCTTTGAAGTATTCAATGACTCTGGTGAGGCTGTCAGTCCTTTTCCTGACCCTTCTGAATTCAATGGAGGTCTCAGGGGCGAGGCGGAGAGATATGGCGTCCTTGAAGAGAATTACGGTTCTCTGGGCGCCTGTAGTGCTGATGATATCCCCCTCCTTAATATTGTGAATCCCCCAGTCAATGATAAGCTTGTTCTGCACCTTTTTCCAGTCCTGCCATTCCGTGCGGACCATCTTCACTCCCCCGCCGAAGCAGAGGATCTTTCCCTGGACGGCGATGCCTGTAGTAACGGCGCTCACGAGCCACATCAAAAGGAACACCAGAAGCACGGCTCCCAGGATAAGCTGCCGCTTTCTCGGGGGATAATTCAAGAGATTGACGCCAGGGTGTTTTTTCATCAGTAATCCTTGAGAGGCATCGCTCCATATCAATCTTACCAGAAATCGCCATGGCGGTCAATTAACTCTTCCCCGGGATGCTCCGCCACTCACGCTAGCCCGAAGGATAGGACGTATTGTTGCCGCCCTTGTTTTTTGCCTGCTGAAGGGCTTCCTCCACCTTTGCGATAAGATCTTCCTTGTTTTTCGCGTCAACAGGGAAATTTGCCACCCCTATGGAGAGGCTGGAATGAATCTTGGATTTC is part of the Candidatus Eremiobacterota bacterium genome and encodes:
- the tkt gene encoding transketolase produces the protein MDFERTQQLAHTVRLLAADGVQKANSGHPGMPMGTADMAAVLWQGFLHFDPDDPLWLNRDRFVLSAGHGSMLLYSLLHLFGFAVTLDDLKSFRQWHSRTPGHPEKGCLPGVECTTGPLGQGFGMGVGMALAAKVMANRFNTGDFSLINHRIYGIVSDGDLMEGISAEAASLAGHLKLDNLLYLYDSNRISIEGSTDLAFTEDVGKRFEAYGWKVFHADGHNLRELFEVTGKALEDRTAPKLIVCRTHIARWSPAMEDKAESHGSPLGAEEIKATKKVLGWPQDKDFYIPDEVAAFCRKRVDELKALHCAWKTQYAAWRKEHPDLAEKLDGALKKELPGELEKTLIENLPDKDEATRVSSGAVIQKIGKLIPFVMGGAADLEPSVKCHIKGAGSLKPGDFSGRNIHFGIREHGMGAILNGMALYGGIIPYGSTFLVFSDYMKPSVRLAAMMEAQVVFIFSHDSVFLGEDGPTHQPVEHLGALRIIPNLRVIRPADAMETAMAWFSALKRKEGPTALVVSRQNVPQLKRAARFDASLITRGGYILEDSKKPSPDVILLASGSEVHLAQRAHELLKAQEIDARIVSMPSIEVFLDQEPSYRHSVIPRNFARVVAIEASLTRDWDRFTAPSGLTIGLTRFGDSAPAKTIAQHYGFTPEKVAERVAVWLKEKEEVKAFPAL
- a CDS encoding response regulator — protein: MKKKASKEEVKKDQRELTSRSFFPTTKKRIEAIKSALVMLEEGRSERSLIEELRFNYHKIAGSSGVYGFPQIGVISKKAENSLPSEDHGDMEVGGDLLSSLRAHTAEMEELLVQAVEDRYPAEEGEHLLQQSGGAGPQWQSFALAEHDDKKVTRPSRILIVDDDETIGELVEQYLTRAGYTIKVATDGKTALEEVFKFSPDMVILDIVLPDIDGMDVLKIIRQRPGGNILPIIFLTSKDTLEDRIEGLSIGGDDYITKPFYPEELVARVGALMARTKILKELAVKDGLTGAYNHRYFYERLIEEITRWKRYKRKFSLVIIDLDFFKNVNDSHGHIVGDLVLRQTADFLKSQLRNVDVVARYGGEEFGLILPETDLKDAHLVMRRIYDRMQSWTIAVPHGEEPLKITFSAGVTTCPDDGEDEKTLVARSDKALYYAKESGRNQFIIYRDLVKIMQRARDEGCEESSEVCRFGEGLVFVAEDDHLISNMLQLYLEKEGFRVKTFPNGAELLAFINLERPDLILLDVMMPIMDGIKALEIIKSQDDVKNVPVILLTSLDDSRILDRQQKLGAVDFVQKPFDPDMLVRTIKKYIK